AACGACGAGGTGGCTGCTTGCATCCGCTATCGCCTGCGTGCGGACGTGCTCGCCCTCGTCGAGACGCTTGTCGGCGCTCGCGAACAACTGCTCGAGGTGGCCCGCGAGCACGACGAGACGGTGATGCCGGGCTACACGCACCTGCAACCGGCCCAGCCGACCACGGTGGCCCACTGGGTGCTGTCCTACGAGCAGGCCCTGCAGCGCGACACCGCCCGCCTGCTCGACGCCTACGAGCGCGTCAACCGCAGCCCGCTCGGGTCGGCCGCCTTCGCAGGGACGCCCTTCGACGTCGACCGCAAACGCACCGCCGACCTGCTCGGGTTCGACGCGGTCGCGGAGAACTCGATGGACGCCTCGGCGTCCCGTGACTTCCTCGTGGAGGTCACGAGCGCCGTCGCCACGCTGGCGACGACGCTGTCGGGGCTCGCGGAGGACGTCGTCGTGATGGCCAGCAAGGGCCACGTCGACCTCGACGACGACTATTCTTCGACGAGTTCCATCATGCCCCAGAAGAAGAACCCGGACACCCTGGAACTGGTCCGCGGGCGGACCGGCGACGCCACAGCGGGGCTGAACGGCCTGCTGACCAACCTGAAGGGCCAGCCCCGTGCGTACAACCGCGACCTCCAGCGCGCGGGTCGCCACGCCTGGGACGCCATCGACAGCGTCGCCGAGAGCGTCGAGGTGGCGGCGGGGGCCGTCGCGACGGCAGACTGGCCCGAGGAAACGCTGGCGGCCGCCGCCTGCGAGGGGTTCGCCACCGCCACCGGCGTCGCAGACCTGCTCGCGATGGCCGGCGTCCCCTTCCGCACGGCCCACGAGGTGGTCGCCGAGGCCGCCGCACAGCTGGGCCCGGACGAGGACGCCCCTGACTACGAGGCGCTTTCGGCCGTCGCCGAGGACGTGCTGGGCGCTCCGCTCGCCGAGTACGTCGAGCGCGAGGCCGTCGAGCAGGCGCTGGACCCGGCCGAGAGCGTCGCGATGCGCGACTCGCGCGGTGGCCCCGCGCCCGAGGCCGTCGCCGCGCAGGTGTCAGTCGCCGAAGAGACGCTCGCGACGGACCGTGAAGCGCTCACCGACCGGCAAACTGCCGTCGAGACGGCCCACGACCGCAGACAGACGGAGGTGAACCGCTTTGCGTGAGCGACGGCGACCCCCGCGAGGGGCATTACTACCATAATTCTGATATACGAATCGGTCACGTGCCGCAATCGTCCGCGTTGCTCGGTGAGACGGTAGTACGGTTCACTATTTTCTTTTGACAAGTTCGAAGTCTTTAAGTGGGTCGCTACGTGAGAGTGAGGTACAATGGCAGACTGCATCGAGTGTGGGGCCGAAGTGTCCCTGCACGACGACCTGGAAGTCGGAGAGATCGTCGACTGTACCACCTGCGGTGCCGAACTCGAAGTCGTCGGCACGGACCCGGTCGAGCTCGACAGCGCCCCCGAGCTCGAAGAGGACTGGGGTGAGTGAGGTGGCTGCGGCGGCACGGCGTGACGTGTCAGCACACACCGTGGGCCGCGTCGAGGTGGCAGCATGAAGGTCGGCCTCCTCTACTCCCGCATCCGCAAGGACGAGAAGCTCCTGCTCTCGGAACTGCGCGAGCGCGACCACGAGGTCGAGAAGATCGACGTCCGCAAACAGCAGTTCAACATCAGCGAAGCGCCAGAGGCGTTCACGGACCTCGACATCGTCGTCGACCGCTGTCTGGCGACCTCTCGCAGCGTCTACGCGACGAAATTCGCGAAGGCCTACGGCGTGCCCGTGGTCAACGGCCCCGAGGTCGCAGAGACCTGCGCGGACAAGGTCAAGAACAGCCTCGCGCTGGTCGAGGCCGGCGTCCCGACGCCCGATACGGACGTGGCGTTCACGAAAGACGCCGCACTGGAGTCCATCGAGGACTTCGGGTACCCGTGTGTGCTCAAGCCCGTCGTCGGGTCCTGGGGCCGCCTGATGGCCAAAATCGACTCCCGTTCGGCCGCCGAGGCCGTCCTCGAACACAAGGCGACCCTGGGGCACTACGAGCACAAGATATTCTACGTCCAGGAGTTCGTCGACAAGCCCGGCCGCGACATCCGCGTGCTGGCGACCGACGGCGAACCCGTCGCCGCGATGGTCCGCTCGTCGGACCACTGGCTCACCAACGCCGCGAAGGGCGCGGAGACCGACACCTTCGAACTGGACGACCGCGCGCTCGAACTGGTCGAGCAAGCGTCCGACGCTGTCGGTGGCGGCCTGCTCGGTATCGACCTGATGGAGGTCGGCTACGACGAGGAGACCGGGGACTTCGAGGACTACACCGTCCACGAGGCCAACCACACCGTCGAGTTCAAGGCGCTGAACGAGGTCGCCGACGTCGACGTGCCCTCGAAGGTGGTCGACTGGCTCGAATCGACGGTCGAAAACGAGAGCGGCGCGGAGGTGCTGTCGTGACGTACTCCGCGAGCGTCGTCGGCGGCTCCGGCTTCACCGGCGGCGAACTCCTCCGCCTGCTCGACGGCCACCCCGAGTTCGAACTCGCACAGGCCACGAGCCGGTCGAAGGAGAACAAGACCATCGGCCACCAGCACCCGAACCTGCGCCACTCGGACCTGCGTTTCTCCTCGCCCGAGGACTTAGCCTCGGTCGACGTCCTGTTCGCCGCGACGCCACACGGCGTCTCGATGGAGCAGATCGACGAATTCCAGGACGCCGCCGACACGGTCGTCGACCTCTCGGCGGACTTCCGCCTCTCGACCGAGGCGCAGTACGACGAGTGGTACGACGGGCACACGCGCCCGGAACTGCTGGAGCAAAGCGAGTACGCCCTGCCCGAACTCAACCGCGAGAACCTGGCGGGCGCGGACCTCATCGCCTCCGGCGGCTGTAACGCCACGGCGACGATTCTCGGACTCTTGCCGCTCTTCGAACACGACGTCCTCAGCGGTGACGAGCAGGTCGTCGTCGACGTGAAGGTCGGTTCGAGTGAAGGTGGGGCCGGCGGCGGCGAGGCCTCCTCGCATCCCGAGCGCTCGGGCGTCGTCCGCCCCTACGCCCCGACGGGCCACCGCCACGAGGCCGAGATTCAGGAGTTCCTGGGGCTGGACGTCTCCTTCACCGTCCACGCGGTGGACATGGTCCGGGGCGCGAGCGCGACCTGTCACGTCTTCCCCGACGGCCCCGTCTCGAAGGGCGACCTCTGGGGCGCGTACCGCGGGGAGTACGAGGACGAACCGTTCGTCGAACTCGTCGCGGGCGGCGGTGGCGTCTACCGCTACCCCGAACCGAAGGCCGTCGCCGGGACGAACAAGGCCGAGGTCGGCTTCGAACTCGACCCCGGCAACAAGCGCGTCGTGGTCTTCTCGGCCATCGACAACATGATGAAGGGGTCGGCCGGCCAGGCCGTCCACGCCGCGAACGTCGCGCTCGGTATCGAGGAGACGGCGGGCCTGGAGTTCCAGGGGCTCCACCCCGTCGGCGCACCGTAACACCTGGAGAGGCTTTTCAATGACTGTAGTAATCAAAGTCGGTGGCGCTCGCGCGGTC
This DNA window, taken from Haloarcula ordinaria, encodes the following:
- the argH gene encoding argininosuccinate lyase, whose protein sequence is MTDGEDHGGDSPDSDEETVVRRDRFAGGPAREFLSSLADDERIFAADLAVDRAHVVMLVEQDVIEADVAGEILAALDDIEAAGHDALPDGEDVHEAIESAVIERVGPDGGKMHTARSRNDEVAACIRYRLRADVLALVETLVGAREQLLEVAREHDETVMPGYTHLQPAQPTTVAHWVLSYEQALQRDTARLLDAYERVNRSPLGSAAFAGTPFDVDRKRTADLLGFDAVAENSMDASASRDFLVEVTSAVATLATTLSGLAEDVVVMASKGHVDLDDDYSSTSSIMPQKKNPDTLELVRGRTGDATAGLNGLLTNLKGQPRAYNRDLQRAGRHAWDAIDSVAESVEVAAGAVATADWPEETLAAAACEGFATATGVADLLAMAGVPFRTAHEVVAEAAAQLGPDEDAPDYEALSAVAEDVLGAPLAEYVEREAVEQALDPAESVAMRDSRGGPAPEAVAAQVSVAEETLATDREALTDRQTAVETAHDRRQTEVNRFA
- the lysW gene encoding lysine biosynthesis protein LysW, producing MADCIECGAEVSLHDDLEVGEIVDCTTCGAELEVVGTDPVELDSAPELEEDWGE
- the lysX gene encoding lysine biosynthesis protein LysX; translated protein: MKVGLLYSRIRKDEKLLLSELRERDHEVEKIDVRKQQFNISEAPEAFTDLDIVVDRCLATSRSVYATKFAKAYGVPVVNGPEVAETCADKVKNSLALVEAGVPTPDTDVAFTKDAALESIEDFGYPCVLKPVVGSWGRLMAKIDSRSAAEAVLEHKATLGHYEHKIFYVQEFVDKPGRDIRVLATDGEPVAAMVRSSDHWLTNAAKGAETDTFELDDRALELVEQASDAVGGGLLGIDLMEVGYDEETGDFEDYTVHEANHTVEFKALNEVADVDVPSKVVDWLESTVENESGAEVLS
- the argC gene encoding N-acetyl-gamma-glutamyl-phosphate reductase, with product MTYSASVVGGSGFTGGELLRLLDGHPEFELAQATSRSKENKTIGHQHPNLRHSDLRFSSPEDLASVDVLFAATPHGVSMEQIDEFQDAADTVVDLSADFRLSTEAQYDEWYDGHTRPELLEQSEYALPELNRENLAGADLIASGGCNATATILGLLPLFEHDVLSGDEQVVVDVKVGSSEGGAGGGEASSHPERSGVVRPYAPTGHRHEAEIQEFLGLDVSFTVHAVDMVRGASATCHVFPDGPVSKGDLWGAYRGEYEDEPFVELVAGGGGVYRYPEPKAVAGTNKAEVGFELDPGNKRVVVFSAIDNMMKGSAGQAVHAANVALGIEETAGLEFQGLHPVGAP